Sequence from the Rutidosis leptorrhynchoides isolate AG116_Rl617_1_P2 chromosome 3, CSIRO_AGI_Rlap_v1, whole genome shotgun sequence genome:
agttgttcgtgaatcgtcgagaatggtcgaaggtcaattgaatatacaaaacagttcaaagtttttgagactcaacattacagactttgcttatcgtgtcggaaccatataagaataaagtttaaatttggtcggaaattgccgggtcgtcacatctttggcgtagttgacaagtttgttctcctcgttcttagctacacggtgatactagtggtaagctctaactccgaatttcattttcgtgttcatcattcaaatttggggcttttgattgtatgattcgtagatggagcccatttagttgttaattggagattaacaccaagattcgggtttgtaagtgttaaaggcgggttttgggttggttaatgatttaaccacgtttaagacttgagaatggtgtataatcactagtgttagtgattattaatgttttggagacttttagggttcttgtggttgactaattttgactagagtcgaaattagggtttgttgaggattataacccgaatgtcgattcgatgaggtttgtaaacttaaaatggattaagttgaagtataaaaaccgagttaaatacgttttggtgtcaaaacttgtaaatgatgagattttgaccttatgggtcaaaattagggtttatgggcgattttgagaatgataagtgtttaacacttgtgttcgggtttaattggcatattaggaccattatcacttgtgttagtgattattggttagtttgggtgcggtttggtgcttggaagtgcatttgggtcgaaattgcactagttgtcaatttgggttgatttgtatatccaccctaattgtgttacttgttatgtgataaatggaataggtacattccatcggcgattgcggattatttggTGGCATTCttaaaggcgacaaggtgagtgttaatatcctatgtgcatatgtatgtgtaggatgggtgcgggtcgggtgaagtggttctctgttatagagctcacttcacatataggtggattgatggacttgtgtataggtccaattggcacggttgtgcgttttggttaaccacctttgacgaggtgtaaaccttgtgtgtacgttatcacatgtgcgtgtgatgtggattatataaccccaatggcgaagggttaatattgtgagtggaataattatacgtatgtgtatatggcgtatttatttgtgaatgttatggtatgaaccatcgagccggtagtgccataatgtgtgtgtgtgataggatgtgaaccacgtgccggtagcatcaagtgtgaaccacgagccggtagcactataaaataattgatgtgaaccacgtgccggtagcactataaaataattgatgtgaaccatgtgccggtagcatcgagtgtgaaccacgagctggtagcactataaaatagtatgactcaaatgcgtatggtgtgaaccacgagccggtagcaccatagcgttatggttaaccttgggtgttttacgcattgttatatatatatatatatatacaacaacaacaacaacaatacccaatcccaccaatgtggggtatgggggaggttgatcgtagacaatccttcctctatcctagaataaagagcgatcatttctccaccccgagtgtaacactcccaagagtagagaaaTTCCTTTCTCTCTATATTCgtcagatagagagattgcttccagggacctccggccagaaagtaaaaaaaaaaaaaaaaaaaaaaaaaaaaaaaaaaaaacgatacaaacgagacgccatgaaaatggtgagaTCAAATCTTCATGGGTTTTACATCATGTCTGgggtttaatttaggctctaagtggtggtaaagtcgccaataaatcgatgtTTGCCGTTGACTCACTTAGTAGAgccataaaatataaatatatatatatatatatatatatatatatatatatatatatatatatatatatatatatatatatatatatatatatatatatgggaacgTACCTTAGACTGCCGTGCGAAGCTCAAGGGATGACGGGAAATGCTACACTACATACCAACATACCtgcatacgcatacatacatacgaGAACATACGAGCATACAACCATAGACATGACGGCCAACAAAAAAGCACGCATACCAACAAACATAAACATGCATACCCAAAAACATACCTACATCACATGCTAGCAACCATAACCCAAACCCTAAACATAAACATGCAAACAAACCAACACAAGCAAACATACATACCCtacaaccaaacaaactcatacgaaccagcacatacatacatacacaaaaCCAAGAAGAGGTCCAGGTAAACACACAAACACACAGACCCACAAACGCAAAACAAACAACaacctactcgtctattctaattctagtcctccacgtaagcctatcagaagtcatgtcctcggtcaataaaagtTCCTTCAAGTCGAGCTTAATTCTATCAtcccacctacgagtaggtctaccccttctccttactccGTCAACCGTCAGTGCCTCGATTCTCCTAACAGGTGCAGTAGGGGGTCGCCTCTTCACATGTCCAAAccatcgaagtcgttcttctcttagcttgtcgatgatgcttctgactttcaggttctccctaaaaacGCTATTTGGGATCATATCTAGCATTGTTTTACCGCATATCCACCTcagcatcctcatctctgccacctccatccttctctcttgtgccttcgtcattggccaacattctgatccaTATAGCAtagcaggtctaattgccaccttgtaaaatttccctttcagctttagagggatcttcttgtcgcataagacCCCAGTCGCTGCCCTCCATTTCATCCACCCTACTTTAATACGGTGTGTCACGTCTTCATCgatcctccccgatttgtggagcATCGAGCCTAGGTATCTAAACGAGGTTTGCggatgcaagatctggtctccAATGCAGATGTTCACTCCATCCTCTTGTTCAATGATCCTATCAAAATCACAtctaagatattccgtcttttgtctactaatTAGTAAACCATTACTTTCTAAGGCCACTCTCCATTGCTCCAGTCTTCTATTAAGCTCCTCCTTAGATTCGGCCACAagcacaatatcatcggcaaagatcaagcaccaagggatacactcttgtatccctcgagaaagctcatcaaggatcaaagcaaaaagaaaagGGCTGAGGGCCGAACCTTGATGCAAGCCTACTTCTATTGGGAAGACTTCGGTACTTCCAACCGGCGTTCGAACGCAAGACTTCGCCCCATCGTACATATCCCTAATAACACTAATATATGTACTCGGGATACTTCTAccattaagggtcttccaaatcaagtttcgtggaacgcaatcataggccttttccaagtctaagaaaaccatctccaagttcttttgtttttctctatacttctccatTAGGTTCCTAATAATATGGATTGCCTCCATCGACgagcgccctggcatgaaaccaaattggttttccGAAACATTTGTTTCGCTTCGCattctagtctcaatcactctctcccaaagcttcatagtatggctAAGTAGTTTTATGCCTCTATAGTTGCTGCAGCTTTGAGCGTCCCCCTTGTTCTTATAGATGGGGATAGTCTCGCTCACCCTCCACTCCATAGGCATTTTAGAGCTTCGAAGCGTCTTGTTGAAAAGGCAAGTCAACCACCTAACACCATCATCTCCAAGGCACCGCCACGCCTCAATAGGGATCTGGTCTGGCCCCACAGCTttatttctccccatctttcgtagtgccAATCTTACTTCCTCTTCGTTGATCCTCTCACACTCTATGTTGTTCCGGAACTGATCTCTATCAGAGCCTAGCAACTCTTCGTAACGCTGAGATCTTCCCCCAGTGAAAAGAGATGAGAAAtactcttcccatcttttcctaatttcgTCTTCCTTTACTAGGGTTTGACCACCTTCATttttgataaacttgatgttatctaGATCCCTGCGccttcgctccctagctttggctattCTATATATATCATTTGCTCCCTCTTTGGAGTTTAGTTTCATGTACAAATCTTCGTATGCCTTTTCTTTTGCACGAGCTacagccttcttagcttctcttttggCTTCTTTATATCTCTCTAAAACCCTAAGTCTATTAACCGGAGTCCCCTCTTGACAAGAgatgagctccctaaaccttagTTGTTTGATCTCGACTTTGCTTTGAACCTCGTCGTTAAGCCACCATGATTCTCTATCAGATTTATGTCCTCTCGATGTTCCTAGTGCCACACCTAAGGCTTCCTTGGCTACTTCTCTAATGGTGGACGCTAGACAATTCCACATCTGGTCAGCATCATTCTGGGGTCCCATTTCCACCTCTGCACCAAATCTTCCTACAACAGCAGTTTTAAAAGTCTCTGCCTTCTCACCGCTCAGCTTCTTCCACCGGATTTTAGGTTGGACGAATCTGACACTCTTGGTGACTCGTCTCTGGGTAACCAGATCCATGACCACCAGTCTGTGTTGGGAGGAGCCAGTCAATTCATTCAGGACCTTACAGTCCCTACATGTCCTAAAATCCCCTTTGCGAAGTAACAAATAGTCAATCTGGGTGCTATGACCCCCGCTGTGATGTAGCTAATCTTCTGGTTGTAGCTTGTTGGCATTGTTCacacgttgtttgcgaacttactatattgttggtgttgttagcttgtgcttagtgaacgtacggtatgctaggtttagcttgccttatactttgatgcttcggtatgcgctatttgattattattgtggcgtgttcattttatgcatatatatgtatgtagtatattttcactcactaagcgttagcttaccctctcgttgttgatatttttataggttcgcatgcttggcggctcgggtaagcttggggattagagatcttggctaggttgctaagaagatcttgcttttgtattcgattaggatttggatagcgtagtcccaaatcaccatgctcggttttgttggaaactaaactagtcggatcgtgtatgtccgtttggacaattaactaatgtattaaatgttttaaagttattaaacttattattgtattaaagatgtttatggaaacacaattgggacctaaggtgttatttaaagcgtattaaaaggaaaaaattttatgggccggttttaatacgggttgggtcgttacacaaagtcggtcaaattttcgtcaagatgtgatatgttttaaaattagggtttgttttcattttttgggccgcccttttctctgtgtccttactgattatgtactcagtaacattaattgagtttgaagtttgattgtatttaaattcagattcttatttaagaaatttatggtacataatcaactattttatacatatataaatatatatttaagaaattattaataaagtcaacgttggtcaacgaccgatgcgtccccgac
This genomic interval carries:
- the LOC139900409 gene encoding uncharacterized protein: MDLVTQRRVTKSVRFVQPKIRWKKLSGEKAETFKTAVVGRFGAEVEMGPQNDADQMWNCLASTIREVAKEALGVALGTSRGHKSDRESWWLNDEVQSKVEIKQLRFRELISCQEGTPVNRLRVLERYKEAKREAKKAVARAKEKAYEDLYMKLNSKEGANDIYRIAKARERRRRDLDNIKFIKNEGGQTLVKEDEIRKRWEEYFSSLFTGGRSQRYEELLGSDRDQFRNNIECERINEEEVRLALRKMGRNKAVGPDQIPIEAWRCLGDDGVRWLTCLFNKTLRSSKMPMEWRVSETIPIYKNKGDAQSCSNYRGIKLLSHTMKLWERVIETRMRSETNVSENQFGFMPGRSSMEEELNRRLEQWRVALESNGLLISRQKTEYLRCDFDRIIEQEDGVNICIGDQILHPQTSFRYLGSMLHKSGRIDEDVTHRIKVGWMKWRAATGEMLMMSREDNDEEVMVMIS